In Salinibaculum sp. SYNS191, the genomic window CGGCCGTGACATCCTCGAACACTACCACGTCGACGTGACCCGGAAGGTCGACGAGGAGGGCGGCGAGCGCGAGGAAGAGGAAGAAGAGGAAGGCGAGGAATAGGCTACTCCAGCGCGGCCGTCGAACCTTCCCGCTCCAGTACCATCGAGACGTAGTACTCCTGCAGGCTGTCGTGTCCGTCGAGTTCAACCGCCGTCCGCTCGCGGTCCAGCACCAGGTCGCCGTCGTGCATGACCGTGACGCGGTCGACGTACTGCTCGAACTCGGTGATGTGGTGCGTCGAGACCAGCAGCGAGTGGCCGGCGGCGACGTAGGAGTTCAGGAAGGCGAGCAGGCGCTCCGTCGACACGTCGTCCAGCGCGCCCAGCGGTTCGTCCAGCAGGAGGTAGTCGGGTTCCCCCAGGAGCGACAGCGCGAGGTCGAGTTTCCGCGCGAATCCGCCCGAGAGGTCCCCAGCGGGCCGGTCGAGCGCCCGCGCGAGACGGAGTTCGTCTAGCAGCGTCTCCCGCCAGTCCTCCGCGACGCCCCCGACCATGCTCTCGAAGACCTCGATGTTCTCCCGGACCGTCAGCGACGGGTAGAAGTTCGGGTCCTGGAACCCACAGCCGACTGTCGCGTTCGGAATCGAGATGGTCCCCGCCGTCGGGTTCGTCAGCCCGAGCAGCATCCGGAACATCGTGGTCTTGCCGGAGCCGTTGGGGCCGATGAGACAGTGGAACTGCCCCTGCTCGATGGTCAGCGAGACGTCGTCAACGGCGACGACGTCGCCGTACTCCTTCCGGACGCCGTCGACGGTGATGGGCATTCAGGAGGTCCTCCGGTAGTAGACCGCACTCAGTTTCAGCGCGAGCAGGGCCAGCCCCGCCACTGCCAGCAGGCCGGCCACCCAGTCGAGGAACAGCGAGAGGTCGAGGCCCTTCAACATCCCGCTGCGGGTGATGACCATCGCGTAGTGGGTCGGGAACAGTCGCACGAGCGTCTTCCGCAGCGCCGAGAAGTACCCGACGGGGTAGGCGAGGCCGGAGAAACCGACGACGGCCAGCAGCAGGACGACGT contains:
- a CDS encoding ABC transporter ATP-binding protein — encoded protein: MPITVDGVRKEYGDVVAVDDVSLTIEQGQFHCLIGPNGSGKTTMFRMLLGLTNPTAGTISIPNATVGCGFQDPNFYPSLTVRENIEVFESMVGGVAEDWRETLLDELRLARALDRPAGDLSGGFARKLDLALSLLGEPDYLLLDEPLGALDDVSTERLLAFLNSYVAAGHSLLVSTHHITEFEQYVDRVTVMHDGDLVLDRERTAVELDGHDSLQEYYVSMVLEREGSTAALE